The DNA segment CAGCTTTATACAAATTAATAGCTCCACTTGATGATAAAATCAGAAAACTTTATACTCACAAATAGATATTTTCCAAGCATTTAGCTTGGAAATATTTAAAATTATATTTTAAAATCTTTTTAGTTTCACATAACTTCCACACTAATTTTTTTTAAAATCTTTTTATTAAAAAATTGGAGGAAAAATGAAAAAAATATTCTTATATATTTTATTAGCAACTATTTTATTTGCTAATGAACAAAATTATATAGAAATAGGTGGTGGTAGTGAAAAATTAAAAAATAATTTTTCACCAGAATCAAGAAAAACTATTATTCAATTAAATGAAGCACAAGATGAAAATGAAAGTTTTCCTTATTTTGAAATGTACTATGGACATAATCTAAATGATACTTTAAATTTATATGTATCCTCAGATATAAATGGAGCTCATATAGGTTCATTAATTAATTCAGATTTTGGAGTATTTGATTTTGGATTAAAGTTTAATTTATCTAAAGAGTGGAAAAATCCATTTTTAAAAGAAGTTGATAGAGAAAAAACAGATGTAACAGAAATTGGTTTTTACACTGGCTATGGTTTATCACTTTTTGATAATCATGAAGGAATGATTAAATATGAACTTAGCACAATTGAATACAGCAAGGAAACTATAAATAATGATTTAAAAAGAGAAGGGAATAGGCATCTTTTTCTTTTTGAAAACAAATTTAATTCAAAAATTTTCGATAATGATTTAAGTTATATAACTAATTTATCTTATGAAATATATGATGCTAAAGGGAAATCAAGTTCATATAATAAATATGAATTACTAGTAGGAACAACTATAAATTTAACAGAAAATTTTTTATTCTCTATTTTTTCTAATATTGGAAAAAAAGATTATGAAGAAATTAATCTTGAAGTAAATAAAAAGATAAATGCTGATATTTTTGGTATTAATACTATATTTAGATGGGATAAACCTTTTTCTTATGAAAATATATATTTAAATATTAAAACTGGATTTGAAAAAGAAGATGCTAATCATAGTTTTTATAATAAAGAGAATACTTATTCAATACTATCAATTGGGTATAAATTCTAAAAATAAAAGCTTTTAAAAGTAGAATTATAGATTATTTAAAACCATATAAAATAATTTATAGAAACTATTATTAAATCAATTTCTTTGCTAAATTTAGTTCAAATATGTAAATACAGACATATGTATACAATTTCCTATAATTTAAAGGTTCTTCATGCCACTTATTAAGATTTTAACATCTATCCAAAAAAAAGAGTTTGAAGAACCACCAATTCTAAATCAAGAGCTAAAAAATGAAATTTTTAAACTGCCAATTGAATTAGAACAACAAGTTTATTCATTCAACAACAGTAGTAATCAAATTCATTTTATATTGATGTTTGGATATTTTAAAATAACACATAGATTTTTTAATCCAACTTCATATTATGATGAAGATATAAAATACATAGCTTCTAAATTTAAATTTGATGATAATTCATATTCCACTGATATTGGACATAGTTCATTAGCTACATATAAAAATACAATAAAAAAACATTTTTCTTGTGTTAAATTTACTTCACATATATATGATATTCTTCAAAAAGAATCAGATTTATTAGTAAAAAAGCTATTAAAAACACAAGATATTTTTTATTTGTTAGTAGAAAAATCAATGGAATTAAGAATAGAAGTTCCTAGCTATACTCAAATAACAACTATCATTTCATCATCAATAAATGCACAAAACACCTTAGATTATAAAAAAATCAAAAAATATGAAAATCATGAAGCCTTAAAAAATCTTGATTATCTTTTAAAAGAAGATGTTTCAAACCCTACTAAATATGTTCTTGGTAAATATAAAAGAGTTTTACACTCTGTAAATGCTACTAAAGTTAGACAATCTAATATTGATTTTAGATATTTAAATGATTTATCAAAACAACTTGAACCTATTTTAAAAGAGCTTTCATTAGATGATAACACTATTATTCACTATGCAAAATGGGTTGAAAAATCTGATATGCATCAAATTAGTAGAAAAGTAAAACATAAACAATATTTTGATTTGATATGTTTTGTGCTACATCAAGTAAAAATAAGAAGTGACTATTTAATTGATATTTTCGTACAAGTGATGCAATCAATAAAACAAACCACATTAAGAGAACACCAAACAATTTATTATGATCAAAAACATAGCAGAACAAAGAATTTTAAAGACTTAACACAATTCTTACAAACAGAAATTATTCCAAATATATTAAATTTAGAATCAATTATTAAAAATGATTTCTCAAGTGAAGATAAAATATCTTTTATAGAGAATATAATTACAGAATTAACAAAAAATGAAGAGTTTCAAAAAATAAAATCAATAGATTTTAATTCATTAAATGAAGAGACTTCTTTTTATGATATGCTAGAGAATAACTCTTCTAAATTACAAATAAGAATAGCTAAGATTATCCAAAATGTTGATTTTGATACAAACAATTCACAAAAATCTTTTATAAAAGCAATAGAACATTATAAAAACAATAATGGGAAATTGAATTCATCAACTCCAAAAGATTTTTTAGAGAAAAATATTCAAAGTTTACTATTTCAAAAAGATGAAAATAATACTAAACATTTTAGAATTTCATTATATAAAATACTATTTTTTATTGAAATATCACAAGCTATTAAATCAGGAAAATTAAACCTTCTAAACTCTTATAGATATAGAGCATTTGAATCATATTTATTGGATATTAATAAATTCAAAAAAGAAAAGATGGATTTATTGGAACAATACAATCTTTTACATTTTGCTAATTGCAAAAAAACTACAACCTATTTAAAAGAGCAACTAAACTCATCTTTTAAAGATGTTAATGAAAAAATTTCAAAGGAATTAAATCTATATTTTCATCTAAAAGGTGAAAATAGTTTTACAATAACTACTCCAAAAGTTGAAAAAGATATATCATTAGATCCATTAACAAAATGGCTTCCAAAAGACAAATTTATTCCATTAATATCAATTTTGGAAGAGATTAATAGCTATATTAGTTTTACAAAAGTATTTACACATTACTCTTTAGGAAGGAATAGAAGTAACATAAAGATAGAAGCATTATTTGCATCTATTATTGGATATGGTTGTAATATCAACATTTCAAGAATGGCTAAAATTTCAAAAGGTATTTTTGAACATGATATAGAACATGCAAGTAATTGGTATTTATCAAATGAAAATTTAATTGAAGCAAATGATAAAATCATAGCTTTTACAGAACAGTTAGACATAGTAAAACTTTTTAAAAATGATAAAGACAAAAATCATACAGCAAGTGATGGTCAAAAGTTTAATATTTCAGTTGATTCTTTAAATGCTGGATATTCATTTAAATATTTTGGATTAGGAAGAGGTGTTAGTAGATATATGTTTATTGATGAATCACATAGACTATTTTATTCAACTGTAATCAATGCAAATGAAAGAGAAGCTGCTTATGTAATTGATGGTTTAATGCATAATGACACAATTCAGAGTGATATTCATTCGACAGACACTTTTGGCTATAGTGAAGTTGTATTTGCTCTAACACATCTATTAGGTTTTTCATTTGCACCAAGAATTAAAAATTTTAAAGAACAGCAACTATATGCATTTGAAGCAAAAAAAGAGTATCACAAATTAGGATATAAAGTTTTACCAATAAAACAAATCAATATAGAACTAATAGAAGAACAATGGGAAAATATTTTAAGATTTGTTCTTACAATAAAAGAGAGAGAAACTACAGCATCACAACTTCTTAAAAGACTTACTTCCTATCCAAAACAACATAAAACATATTTAGCATTAAGAGAGTTTGGAAGAATAATAAAAACAAAATTTCTCCTTGAATATATTGATGATGTTACGCTTCGTCAACAAATTGAAAAGCAATTAAATAAAATAGAAAATGCAAATAAATTTTCTAAAGCAATATTTTTTGGAAATAATGGAGAATACATGTATGCTACAAAAGAAGAACAAGATATAGCAAGTAATTCCCTAAGATTAATTCAAAATGCTATTATTTGTTGGAATTATTTATATTTCTCTGATAAATTAGCAAAAGAAACTGATGAAAATGAAAAATCATTAATAATTCAATCAATTCAAAATGGTTCTATTGTTCATTGGCAACATATTAATTTTTATGGTGAATATGATTTTACTGGAATAGAAACAAATAAAAAAGAATTTGAATTTAATTTAGAGAAAATAATAAATCTAAAAGTAGAAGATAAGTAAAAAAGATAGAAAAGCCATTATATAGGGATTTCCTTATCATTTTAAGTTTAGTTTAAATATTGTTGGAAAAAAAATCCCTTTGTAGGTCTATACCCATAAAACTAAAACTTTAAAACTTGGTAACTATAACTCTATTAAATACACTTATGTTTCAACTACAACTACACATAAAACACTTGGAAGAGTAAAAATTGTATTTATTACTCCCCTAACTAAATACCCAAAAATCAACCAGCATACTGAACCTTTGGATGTTTAAAAAAGTTAGCTACTTTTTGTGGATTATTTTGAATTGACAGCATATATTTTTCAGTATTATTTCTTAGTTCTTTTTGTGTTGTTGGCAATTCATATTTATTAGCACTTTGTTTATAATCTTGATTTAGATATTCATCTGGATTATAATCAGGTGAATAAGCTGGAAGATAAAATAGTTTTATTTTATCTTTATTCTCTTCTTCCCAAGCTTTTACTATCTTTGCATGATGAACTCTTAGGTTATCTACAATTAAAAATACTTTTTTACCACTATTTGAATCGATAACTTTTTTACAAAATTTTTAGCTATAATAATAAAAATATACTAATACTTCGATTATTCAAACTTTTTGATTTCCAAATAAAATAACAAAAGCTCCGAAAATACAAAGACTAGAACCAATTAAGTCCCATCTATTAAAATCTTGTTTTTCAACAAAATATAACCAAGATAAAGAAGAGATTACATAAATTCCTCCGTAAACTGCGTATCCCCTTCCAGCAAATTGCATATTTACTTTAGTAAGTAAATATGCAAACAATATTAAAGATATTAAACCTAAAGCTAAAAACCAATAACTTTTATCAAGTCTAAAATAGACCCAAAAGCTATAGCAACCGAGTATTTCAAAAAATGCTGCTAAAAAATATAAACTAAATTCTTTAATCAAAAGATATCCTAAATATAAATTTTTAAAATAAATATAAATTCTAAGCTTTAATTATATTAGAATCACCTTTTTTTAAAAATTAATTTTTTCTACTATTTCACAAAGTATATTGAATAATTACTCTTCATCATAAATTATTAAATTAGACTCTTTAAAAGCTATTTTTAATCAAATTAATATTTTTATTTGGATAGTTTTATGAAAAAATTTATAGGTATATAATGTTAAAAAAATTTGTACTAAGTACAACAATATTAGTTAATTTTACTTTTGCACAAACATATGAAGAAGGTATATTAGCTTACAATAATTTTGATTTTGAGAAAGCTTTTAAAATATTAGAAGATTTATCAATGAATGATAATGTTCAAGCACAGTTCTTCCTAGCAGAAAAATATAAAATAGGTGAAATAGTAAAAGAAGATATACAAAAAGCTTTTACTTTATATGAAAAAGCAGCTAATCAAGGTTTCGCACCTGCTCAATTTAATCTAGGAGCAATATACTACAATGGTAGTTTAGGTAAAAAAAATTATTTAAAAGCATTTGAATGGTTTGAAAAAGCTGCAAATAACAATGATGCTATGGCTCAATTTATCCTTGGAGATATATATCTTAATGGAATAAGAGTAGAAAGAAATTTAAAAAAAGCTAAAGAATATTTTGAGAAAGCTGCCTTACAGGGACATACAATATCAGAATTTATATTGGGTAATATTTATTATAATGGATATGAAACTGAACAGAACTTTGAAAAAGCTGTGTTTTGGTATGAAAAAGCTGCTCTTAAAGGTGATCCAAAGGCACAATTTAATCTTGGACTTATGTATGATGAAGGCGAAGGAGTAATTCAAAATTATGAAAAAGCATTTAAATGGTTTGAAGAAGCTGCAAAACAAGGTTTACCTGAAGCTCAATACAATTTAGGATGCATGTATGAAGATGGAGAAGGCGTACAACAAAATTATGAAAAAGCATTTGAATGGTTTACTAAAGCTGCTAATCAAGGATATTCTATAGCTTTTAATAGTCTTGGTTATTTATACTATTATGGAAAAGGTGTAGAACAAGATTTTGAAAAGGCAAATTTATTTAAAAATAAAGCTTTAGAATATGATTCTATGATGGAAAAGAATTTACAATACGCAAGAAAAATCGAATCTATTTTTTTAGAAGATACTCTTCTTCTAATTAATAAAAATACTCAAGATAAAATTTTTGAGATAACAGATAAACTAAAAGAAAAGTTAGATATTAATTTATATATCGTCGCTTCTTTAGATAATGGAATATCAAATGATTTATCTGAATCCCAAAAATTAGAAGCTTTAAACAAATATTACAATTATATAAAATCAAGTATTAATTCTTCAGAAAAATATATTCTATTATCTTTAGCTAAAGAACAAAATTATTTAAATATATTTTATACAGAGGATTTAATTTCAAATAGTGAAAAAAATGAAATATTAATGAATATTATTTATACAATTAACAATGAAGATAAAAATGATATTAATCTTAATACACCCATACTAAATGGAGTAATTAAAATTGAGGAGATATTAAGTAAAAAGAATAATATTGAAATATAAACTCATTTTGTCATAAATTCAACAAAATGCGATGATAGCAAGCCAAACACATGATGTTGCAGTTCTAACAGATGATATAGCAAAACTTATTGTGCAACATGCAGATGAGAAAGAGTTTAGAGGTAAAAAAGAAGTAAAAAGAAGAGATATAAGCCTAAACTCAAAAATACATAATACACAAAACAATCAATGATTTAGGTATTGACTTTTCACAAGGTTACTATTTTAGTTCACCTAAAAAAGATTTATTCTAAAATAAAATTTAAAATTTATTTAAACAAATTCCTAAAGGTTAAACATTAGTCCAATGTTTTATAAAGTTCTATAACTCTCTCTATCTCTTTTATTGTAGCCTTTCTTCTACAAGATAGATATCCTTTTGTTCCCTCAGTTGTGATTGTTGGATAAACTGTTGCATAAACCCAATAATAGTCTCCATTTTTCGTAGCATTTTTTACATGTCCAGTCCAAACTTTTCCACTTTTTACAGTATCCCACAAACTTTTAAATGCTGCTTTTGGCATATCAGGATGTCTTACTATATTGTGAGGTTGTCCT comes from the Aliarcobacter cibarius genome and includes:
- a CDS encoding DUF2860 family protein, encoding MKKIFLYILLATILFANEQNYIEIGGGSEKLKNNFSPESRKTIIQLNEAQDENESFPYFEMYYGHNLNDTLNLYVSSDINGAHIGSLINSDFGVFDFGLKFNLSKEWKNPFLKEVDREKTDVTEIGFYTGYGLSLFDNHEGMIKYELSTIEYSKETINNDLKREGNRHLFLFENKFNSKIFDNDLSYITNLSYEIYDAKGKSSSYNKYELLVGTTINLTENFLFSIFSNIGKKDYEEINLEVNKKINADIFGINTIFRWDKPFSYENIYLNIKTGFEKEDANHSFYNKENTYSILSIGYKF
- a CDS encoding Tn3 family transposase, coding for MPLIKILTSIQKKEFEEPPILNQELKNEIFKLPIELEQQVYSFNNSSNQIHFILMFGYFKITHRFFNPTSYYDEDIKYIASKFKFDDNSYSTDIGHSSLATYKNTIKKHFSCVKFTSHIYDILQKESDLLVKKLLKTQDIFYLLVEKSMELRIEVPSYTQITTIISSSINAQNTLDYKKIKKYENHEALKNLDYLLKEDVSNPTKYVLGKYKRVLHSVNATKVRQSNIDFRYLNDLSKQLEPILKELSLDDNTIIHYAKWVEKSDMHQISRKVKHKQYFDLICFVLHQVKIRSDYLIDIFVQVMQSIKQTTLREHQTIYYDQKHSRTKNFKDLTQFLQTEIIPNILNLESIIKNDFSSEDKISFIENIITELTKNEEFQKIKSIDFNSLNEETSFYDMLENNSSKLQIRIAKIIQNVDFDTNNSQKSFIKAIEHYKNNNGKLNSSTPKDFLEKNIQSLLFQKDENNTKHFRISLYKILFFIEISQAIKSGKLNLLNSYRYRAFESYLLDINKFKKEKMDLLEQYNLLHFANCKKTTTYLKEQLNSSFKDVNEKISKELNLYFHLKGENSFTITTPKVEKDISLDPLTKWLPKDKFIPLISILEEINSYISFTKVFTHYSLGRNRSNIKIEALFASIIGYGCNINISRMAKISKGIFEHDIEHASNWYLSNENLIEANDKIIAFTEQLDIVKLFKNDKDKNHTASDGQKFNISVDSLNAGYSFKYFGLGRGVSRYMFIDESHRLFYSTVINANEREAAYVIDGLMHNDTIQSDIHSTDTFGYSEVVFALTHLLGFSFAPRIKNFKEQQLYAFEAKKEYHKLGYKVLPIKQINIELIEEQWENILRFVLTIKERETTASQLLKRLTSYPKQHKTYLALREFGRIIKTKFLLEYIDDVTLRQQIEKQLNKIENANKFSKAIFFGNNGEYMYATKEEQDIASNSLRLIQNAIICWNYLYFSDKLAKETDENEKSLIIQSIQNGSIVHWQHINFYGEYDFTGIETNKKEFEFNLEKIINLKVEDK
- a CDS encoding transposase, yielding MDSNSGKKVFLIVDNLRVHHAKIVKAWEEENKDKIKLFYLPAYSPDYNPDEYLNQDYKQSANKYELPTTQKELRNNTEKYMLSIQNNPQKVANFFKHPKVQYAG
- a CDS encoding YnfA family protein, yielding MIKEFSLYFLAAFFEILGCYSFWVYFRLDKSYWFLALGLISLILFAYLLTKVNMQFAGRGYAVYGGIYVISSLSWLYFVEKQDFNRWDLIGSSLCIFGAFVILFGNQKV
- a CDS encoding SEL1-like repeat protein, with protein sequence MLKKFVLSTTILVNFTFAQTYEEGILAYNNFDFEKAFKILEDLSMNDNVQAQFFLAEKYKIGEIVKEDIQKAFTLYEKAANQGFAPAQFNLGAIYYNGSLGKKNYLKAFEWFEKAANNNDAMAQFILGDIYLNGIRVERNLKKAKEYFEKAALQGHTISEFILGNIYYNGYETEQNFEKAVFWYEKAALKGDPKAQFNLGLMYDEGEGVIQNYEKAFKWFEEAAKQGLPEAQYNLGCMYEDGEGVQQNYEKAFEWFTKAANQGYSIAFNSLGYLYYYGKGVEQDFEKANLFKNKALEYDSMMEKNLQYARKIESIFLEDTLLLINKNTQDKIFEITDKLKEKLDINLYIVASLDNGISNDLSESQKLEALNKYYNYIKSSINSSEKYILLSLAKEQNYLNIFYTEDLISNSEKNEILMNIIYTINNEDKNDINLNTPILNGVIKIEEILSKKNNIEI
- a CDS encoding PAS domain-containing protein, coding for MSKEIILDEFAFLVSETDEKGIITFASDHFCKIAGYHVNELIGQPHNIVRHPDMPKAAFKSLWDTVKSGKVWTGHVKNATKNGDYYWVYATVYPTITTEGTKGYLSCRRKATIKEIERVIELYKTLD